One window of Botrimarina mediterranea genomic DNA carries:
- a CDS encoding DUF1559 family PulG-like putative transporter — MAVRPTDKRLTARPGDGFTLVELLVVIAIIGILVALLLPAVQSAREAARRAQCTNNMKQIGIALHMAHDSHGGMPQAAGYYPGEDPTGGSALPPPEIVNATTGPAKLGSIQYHLLPYMEESALHDSMHGWTMNFFNSGNSGPPAPVVYRCPSETSTADGVVGPMDDGRSWGGGNYVANVQALNHWWNNPSQSRIGSGVGTIDEPLFRSTHSQPRPLTHPQFRHITDGTSKTIAFAERYALCGVEMSYDSGRTHWLGTRAVQFDNVFAWNDQYKRRGVPQLEGKDDFLNTMDVPQIAPSPQNCNDLLTQTPHQAMTILLLDGSVTSIAGDIDFLEWRHFVLPTDGMDLPPGG; from the coding sequence ATGGCCGTCCGACCAACCGATAAGCGTCTTACCGCTCGCCCCGGCGACGGCTTCACCTTGGTGGAGCTGCTGGTCGTGATCGCGATCATCGGGATCCTGGTGGCGCTGTTGCTGCCTGCGGTTCAATCGGCGCGCGAGGCGGCGCGACGGGCGCAGTGCACCAACAACATGAAGCAAATCGGCATCGCCCTGCACATGGCGCATGACTCGCACGGCGGGATGCCCCAAGCGGCTGGTTATTATCCAGGAGAGGACCCGACGGGCGGTTCCGCACTCCCTCCGCCTGAAATCGTCAACGCCACCACCGGTCCTGCAAAACTCGGTTCGATTCAGTATCACCTACTCCCCTACATGGAAGAAAGTGCTCTGCATGACTCAATGCACGGCTGGACGATGAACTTCTTCAATTCGGGAAACTCGGGACCACCTGCTCCCGTGGTCTACCGATGTCCCTCAGAGACATCAACAGCGGACGGCGTCGTCGGGCCGATGGACGACGGCAGAAGCTGGGGGGGAGGCAACTATGTCGCTAACGTCCAAGCCTTGAATCACTGGTGGAACAATCCGTCGCAATCGCGGATTGGCAGCGGAGTGGGAACGATCGACGAGCCACTCTTCCGCAGCACCCATTCCCAGCCGCGGCCGCTCACTCATCCCCAGTTCCGCCACATTACCGATGGCACCAGCAAAACGATCGCCTTCGCTGAGCGTTACGCCCTTTGCGGGGTAGAAATGTCGTATGACTCGGGGCGGACGCACTGGTTAGGAACGAGAGCGGTGCAGTTCGACAACGTCTTCGCCTGGAACGATCAGTACAAGCGGCGTGGCGTTCCGCAACTTGAAGGCAAAGACGACTTCCTCAACACCATGGACGTGCCGCAGATCGCCCCAAGCCCACAAAACTGCAACGACCTACTCACACAAACGCCCCACCAAGCCATGACCATCTTACTTCTCGACGGAAGCGTCACGAGCATCGCCGGGGATATTGATTTTCTCGAGTGGCGTCATTTTGTGCTGCCTACCGACGGTATGGACCTCCCCCCGGGCGGATGA